From a single Synergistales bacterium genomic region:
- a CDS encoding TRAP transporter large permease yields the protein MMLLVLFGGLLFFLTLSVPIGIALGIATVLSLVLFSHIPTLMVAQNAFAGLDSFPLMAIPFFILAGNLMRYGGISKRLLDLADTLVGYLTGGLAMVTTLTCMFFAAISGSAPATVSAIGSFMIPSMREKNYPGGYAAAITAAAGSIGVIIPPSIPFVIYGVVTGTSIGALFIAGILPGILIGVLLMAANYFISKKHGYRGTEGKPSARKTVQALKEAIWALLVPIIILGGIYGGIFTPTEAAVVGAVYALFVGCFIYKELGFRQIYSSFRDTMLINGAVTFILGLSVSFAGLVTMKQVPAMVGNFLTNLAVSPLVLLILINIFLLLVGCFIDNISSCVILAPIFLPVVMQLGIDPIHFGIFLTVNLSIGFVTPPYGANLFIASAVSGVPVDKISRFVWPLILSMLISLILITYIPQLSMFLPSLMD from the coding sequence ATGATGCTTCTTGTTCTCTTCGGGGGGCTGCTCTTCTTCCTGACCCTCAGCGTTCCTATCGGGATCGCCCTGGGTATCGCCACGGTGCTGAGTCTGGTTCTTTTCTCGCACATCCCCACACTGATGGTTGCCCAGAATGCTTTCGCCGGTCTTGATTCTTTCCCGCTTATGGCTATTCCCTTTTTCATCCTCGCAGGCAATCTCATGCGCTATGGCGGTATTTCGAAGCGGTTGCTCGACCTGGCCGACACACTGGTAGGGTACCTCACAGGCGGCCTGGCCATGGTAACGACGTTGACCTGCATGTTTTTTGCCGCCATTTCCGGGTCTGCGCCAGCCACCGTTTCAGCTATCGGTTCGTTCATGATTCCCTCCATGCGGGAGAAAAACTATCCCGGGGGGTATGCCGCCGCCATTACGGCGGCCGCCGGCTCCATAGGCGTGATCATCCCTCCCAGTATCCCCTTTGTCATCTACGGTGTGGTCACGGGTACCTCCATCGGAGCGCTTTTTATCGCCGGGATCCTGCCGGGCATCCTTATCGGCGTGCTGCTCATGGCGGCCAACTACTTTATTTCGAAAAAGCACGGTTACCGGGGCACAGAGGGAAAACCGTCGGCACGGAAGACGGTCCAGGCACTCAAGGAAGCAATATGGGCATTGCTGGTACCGATTATCATCCTCGGCGGTATCTATGGCGGTATCTTCACCCCCACCGAGGCCGCTGTAGTGGGGGCTGTGTACGCGCTTTTCGTGGGATGCTTCATCTACAAGGAACTGGGATTCAGGCAGATCTACAGTTCATTCCGTGACACCATGCTCATCAACGGGGCGGTTACATTCATCCTGGGTCTGTCCGTCTCCTTTGCCGGCCTGGTGACAATGAAGCAGGTACCCGCCATGGTGGGCAACTTCCTGACAAACCTTGCCGTGAGTCCGCTGGTTCTGCTCATCCTGATCAACATATTCCTGCTCCTTGTGGGGTGTTTTATCGACAATATCTCATCCTGTGTCATTCTCGCCCCGATCTTTCTGCCTGTGGTGATGCAGCTGGGGATCGACCCGATCCATTTTGGAATATTCCTCACCGTCAATCTCTCAATCGGGTTTGTCACGCCTCCCTATGGAGCGAATCTCTTCATTGCCTCTGCCGTATCGGGGGTTCCAGTGGACAAGATATCCCGTTTTGTATGGCCGTTGATCCTCTCAATGCTTATTTCGCTTATCCTGATTACATACATACCGCAGCTTTCAATGTTTTTGCCCAGTCTCATGGATTAG
- a CDS encoding TRAP transporter small permease yields MQVVMRYIFQSSLSWSEELARYIFVWQTWLGTSFAVKHSAHIRVEFIKNFMSESAQRKLDWVVFAIWIAFSIFLSLKSSQLTSMLFDRMQLSPAMRLPMAWAYLSVPVGCSLMSLRLFQRMILRQVSAPARGEQS; encoded by the coding sequence ATGCAGGTGGTCATGCGGTACATCTTTCAGTCTTCGCTTTCCTGGAGCGAGGAGCTTGCCCGGTACATCTTCGTATGGCAGACCTGGCTCGGAACGAGTTTTGCGGTCAAACACTCCGCCCATATCCGGGTGGAATTCATCAAAAATTTCATGAGCGAGAGCGCCCAGAGAAAGCTCGACTGGGTTGTATTTGCCATCTGGATAGCCTTCAGTATATTCCTGTCGCTCAAGTCCTCCCAGCTTACCTCCATGCTCTTTGACAGGATGCAGCTCTCGCCGGCGATGCGCCTGCCTATGGCATGGGCATATCTTTCCGTCCCGGTAGGGTGCAGCCTTATGTCGCTGCGGCTCTTCCAGCGAATGATACTCCGCCAGGTCAGCGCTCCTGCGCGAGGTGAGCAGTCATGA
- a CDS encoding amidohydrolase gives MTLDGNTVLPGLCDTHVHLTAYARQKLALDLSQVGSKDELFRMIREHAADTKPGDWMFAIGFNETRWPENEIPTRFELDGLQLPNPIHLVRTCGHVHVASSNALKRSGVACGDDHPGIFHEEDANRIVATMEREMYSPRETERILKEACREFAALGVTSIHACSADSYGLGEDYPALQALNESGELPLRITLYDETLPALGIRSGFGDEFLRYGGFKVFLDGALGPRSAALSAPYADDPGNWGVLNHNEEDLLPILQEAQDRCIQTQIHAIGDAAIDQFLSLANKLDLPRSTPFTYPLRLNHVQLCRPDQIAELAHLKDAVVCDIQSGMVPTDMSILGQRLGSDRSEYGYFCTSLLNAGLLVCGSSDAGCEQMNPWRGIWAAVNRVNDEGAPKGGWKPEEKVSLEEALTLYTVNGHRSAGRSETLGKIKPGYKADITVLNRDVASRAPETLQETEAVLTLTKGRAVWGNPEDWR, from the coding sequence GTGACCCTCGACGGAAATACCGTTTTGCCGGGGTTGTGCGATACCCACGTGCACCTTACGGCCTACGCACGGCAGAAACTCGCCCTGGACCTCTCCCAGGTTGGTTCCAAGGATGAGCTCTTCAGGATGATCCGAGAACATGCGGCTGACACGAAGCCCGGTGACTGGATGTTCGCCATCGGCTTCAACGAGACCCGCTGGCCGGAAAACGAGATCCCCACCCGTTTCGAACTCGACGGGCTGCAATTGCCCAACCCCATCCATCTGGTGCGGACCTGCGGGCATGTGCATGTAGCCAGCAGCAATGCTTTGAAGCGATCTGGCGTTGCCTGTGGCGATGACCACCCGGGGATATTCCACGAAGAGGACGCCAATCGAATTGTTGCAACCATGGAACGGGAAATGTATTCACCGCGAGAGACGGAGCGGATCCTCAAAGAGGCCTGCAGGGAGTTTGCTGCCCTTGGTGTCACCTCCATACACGCCTGCAGTGCCGATTCCTACGGTCTTGGAGAGGACTATCCCGCACTGCAGGCGCTCAATGAATCCGGTGAGCTCCCTCTGCGGATCACACTCTATGACGAGACTCTTCCCGCCCTGGGCATACGCAGTGGGTTCGGTGACGAGTTTCTCCGCTATGGAGGGTTCAAGGTCTTCCTGGATGGTGCCCTGGGGCCTCGTTCTGCCGCTCTTTCCGCCCCCTACGCCGACGATCCGGGGAACTGGGGGGTTCTCAACCACAACGAGGAGGACCTGCTTCCAATTCTGCAGGAAGCCCAGGACAGGTGCATCCAGACGCAGATTCACGCTATCGGCGATGCGGCAATCGATCAGTTCCTTTCCCTGGCCAACAAGCTCGACCTTCCCAGGTCAACCCCCTTTACTTACCCCTTGCGGCTGAACCACGTACAGCTCTGCAGGCCCGACCAGATAGCCGAGCTCGCACACCTCAAGGATGCCGTGGTCTGCGACATCCAGTCGGGTATGGTGCCCACCGATATGTCGATTCTTGGACAGCGTCTCGGCTCCGACCGGAGTGAATACGGCTATTTCTGCACCTCGTTACTCAACGCCGGACTCCTGGTTTGCGGTTCCAGTGACGCCGGCTGTGAACAGATGAATCCCTGGCGGGGTATCTGGGCTGCCGTAAACCGAGTGAACGACGAGGGTGCACCGAAAGGCGGCTGGAAGCCGGAGGAGAAGGTCTCCCTGGAAGAAGCGCTGACGCTGTACACGGTGAACGGCCATCGTTCAGCCGGACGCTCTGAAACGCTTGGGAAAATCAAGCCGGGCTACAAAGCGGATATCACTGTTCTCAACCGTGACGTGGCCTCCCGGGCCCCGGAAACGCTGCAGGAAACAGAGGCGGTGCTCACCCTTACGAAGGGCCGTGCCGTGTGGGGCAACCCGGAGGACTGGCGGTAA